In Streptomyces sp. P9-A4, the genomic window CAAGGCCCAGAACGGCGGTGTGAACCTCAAGGTCTACACCGACAACAACACCGCCTACACCGACCTGACGGCCGGCAACCTCGACCTCGTCGACGACATCCCCGCCTCCCAGCTCAAGAACGTCTCCGCCGACCTCGGCGACCGGTACATCAACGTCCCCGCCGGCATCATCCAGACCCTGGCGTTCCCGTTCTACGACCCGGCCTGGAACAAGCCCGGACAGGAGAAGCTCCGCCAGGGCCTGTCCATGGCGATCAACCGCCCCCAGATCACCGAGACGATCTTCCAGAAGACCCGCACCCCCGCCGTCGACTGGACCTCCCCGGTCCTCGGCGAGGAAGGCGGCTACAAGGACGTCTGCGGCGACTTCTGCAAGTACGACGCGGCCCAGGCGAAGAAGCTCGTCGCCGAGGGCGGCGGCATCCCCGGCGGCACGCTGAAGATCTCGTACAACGCCGACACCGGCTCCCACAAGGAATGGGTCGACGCGGTCTGCAACTCCATCAACCGCGCCCTCGGCAACGACAAGGCCTGCGTCGGCAACCCCGTCGGCACCTTCGCCGACTACCGCAACCAGGTCACCTCGCAGAAGCTCACCGGCCCCTTCCGGGCCGGCTGGCAGATGGACTACCCGCTCATCCAGAACTTCCTGCAGCCGCTGTACTACACCAACGCCTCGTCCAACGACGGCAAGTGGACGAACCCCCAGTTCGACAAGCTGGTCGACCAGGCCAACGCCGAGCCCGACACCGCGAAGGCCGTCGGCCTCTTCCAGCAGGCCGAGGGCGTCCTCCGCGACGACATGGGAGCCATCCCGCTCTGGTACCAGAACGGCAGCGCCGGCTACTCGGACCGCGTGACCAACGTGTCCCTGAACCCCTTCAGCGTCCCGGTCTACGACCAGATCAAGGTCAAGTGACGCCGTAACAGGTCGGCTGCGAACGGCCCGGCCCGCGGGACCCCCGCGTCAGCCGGGCCGTACGCCTTCCTCGCGCCCCTCCCGGAGCGAACCCCTCCCGGAGCGAACCCCTCCCGGAGCGAACCCCTACCGGAGCCAACCCCCGGAGCCCCTCATGGGTCGTTATGTGATCCGGCGACTGCTGCAGATGATTCCGGTCTTCTTCGGCGCCACGCTGCTGATCTTCCTGATGGTGAACGTGATGGGCGACCCCATCGCCGGACTGTGCGGCGACCGCCAGTGCGACCCGGCGACCGCGGCCCAGCTCGAGAAGGAGTTCGGCCTCGACAAGCCCGTCTGGCAGCAATACCTGACCTACATGGGCAACGTCTTCACCGGCGACTTCGGCACGGCCTTCAACG contains:
- a CDS encoding peptide ABC transporter substrate-binding protein; protein product: MRGATHAKWAALATAVALAATACGGGDSGGGGGADGIVSSSWGDPQNPLEPANTNEVQGGKVLSMIFRGLKQYDPKTGEAKDMLAEKIDTTDSTNFAITVKDGWTFSNGEKVTAKSFVDAWNYGAHLKNNQKNAYFFGQIEGYDKVHPDKGEPTAETMSGLKVTGDRTFTVKLIQKFSTWPVTLGYAAFSPLPQAFYDDHAGWLSKPVGNGPYTVDSYAKGSQMSLKRWDGYPGTDKAQNGGVNLKVYTDNNTAYTDLTAGNLDLVDDIPASQLKNVSADLGDRYINVPAGIIQTLAFPFYDPAWNKPGQEKLRQGLSMAINRPQITETIFQKTRTPAVDWTSPVLGEEGGYKDVCGDFCKYDAAQAKKLVAEGGGIPGGTLKISYNADTGSHKEWVDAVCNSINRALGNDKACVGNPVGTFADYRNQVTSQKLTGPFRAGWQMDYPLIQNFLQPLYYTNASSNDGKWTNPQFDKLVDQANAEPDTAKAVGLFQQAEGVLRDDMGAIPLWYQNGSAGYSDRVTNVSLNPFSVPVYDQIKVK